The Impatiens glandulifera chromosome 3, dImpGla2.1, whole genome shotgun sequence genome contains a region encoding:
- the LOC124930412 gene encoding transcription factor PCL1-like → MGKGMIDYDRGDETGDEDRPMEWEVGLPTLDDLIPLSQHLITPELASLFNITLEPCRSMMDVNRVSRDTLASLRSQSQPLSSFNNFDMMTFDNGRKRNGLNVEGDEEDLDREDGSESRKLRKIDFSTEEADSSLQTADNGCDDASGKATKRPRLVWTPQLHKRFVDVVAHLGIKNAVPKTIMQLMNVEGLTRENVASHLQKYRLYLKRMQGLSNEGPSSSDHLFASTPVPQSLHESGGQLNTHTNNNVAMSIPMPYPPQMMSMPMLGLGHGHGSSNSSVPDPYLGFELCQYNMMPKKDWSLGKIASSHHHVGSNEK, encoded by the coding sequence atgggaAAAGGAATGATCGATTATGATCGAGGCGATGAAACTGGAGATGAGGACCGACCGATGGAATGGGAGGTAGGTCTTCCTACCCTCGATGACCTAATACCTTTATCTCAACACTTGATTACTCCTGAGCTGGCGTCGCTCTTCAACATAACGCTAGAGCCATGCAGAAGCATGATGGACGTAAATCGAGTGTCGCGAGATACCTTGGCGAGTCTTCGGTCACAGTCGCAACCGCTGTCATCATTCAATAATTTTGATATGATGACTTTTGACAATGGAAGGAAAAGGAATGGTCTAAATGTGGAAGGAGACGAGGAGGATCTGGATAGGGAGGATGGTTCGGAGTCAAGAAAGCTTAGAAAGATTGATTTCAGTACGGAAGAGGCAGACTCATCATTACAGACTGCGGATAACGGATGCGACGATGCATCTGGGAAGGCAACAAAGCGACCGCGGCTAGTGTGGACGCCACAGCTTCACAAGAGATTTGTCGATGTTGTTGCACATTTAGGTATAAAGAACGCAGTCCCAAAGACTATTATGCAATTGATGAATGTGGAAGGTTTAACTCGTGAAAATGTCGCGAGTCATCTTCAAAAGTATAGATTGTATTTGAAGAGGATGCAAGGGTTATCCAATGAGGGACCTTCTTCGTCAGATCATTTGTTTGCATCCACACCTGTGCCACAAAGCCTGCATGAGTCCGGTGGTCAATTGAACACGCACACAAATAACAATGTTGCAATGTCAATTCCGATGCCTTATCCACCGCAAATGATGTCAATGCCCATGTTAGGCTTAGGACATGGTCATGGAAGTAGTAATTCTTCGGTCCCTGATCCTTACCTCGGATTTGAATTATGTCAATACAATATGATGCCAAAGAAAGACTGGTCATTAGGGAAGATTGCTTCATCACATCACCATGTTGGTTCAAACGAAAAATGA
- the LOC124930413 gene encoding secreted RxLR effector protein 161-like: MSRPGKEHWQAVKRIFRYLRGTSDVGLIYGSNNQCLVTGYSDSDYAADIDGRRSMTGYIYTLGDSVVSWKAILQSTVTLSTTDAEYMALTEAAKEGIWLKGLISDLGIHHDQRIKVKKISTHHNPADMFTKPVPLNKFTHYLDMLNVDSWK; the protein is encoded by the exons atgtctcgacctggtaaggaacactggCAAGCGGTAAAGAGAATATTTCGCTATCTGAGAGGCACATCCGATGTTGGTCTCATTTATGGGAGTAATAACCAGTGTCTCGTAACTGGTTATTCTGACTCAGATTATGCTGCAGATATCGATGGTAGAAGATCAATGACTGGTTATATTTACACCCTCGGTGACTCTGTGGTTAGTTGGAAGGCAATATTACAGTCGACGGTGACGTTGTCCACTACCGATGCTGAGTATATGGCGCTAACTGAAGCAGCCAAGGAAGGTATATGGTTGAAAGGATTAATCAGTGACCTTGGTATCCATCATGATCAG AGAATCAAAGTGAAGAAGATCAGCACACATCATAATCCTGCTGACATGTTCACGAAGCCGGTTCCACTTAACAAATTCACCCATTATTTGGACATGCTAAATGTTGACAGTTGGAAGTAG
- the LOC124932504 gene encoding flavonoid 3'-monooxygenase CYP75B137-like yields the protein MALLTFFIFILSLIWCTSILLKKFSRNAQEKQSLSLPPGPMGLPILGNLPFLNSELHSYFTSLAKTYGPIFSLRLGNKIAVVISTSSLAQEVLKDQDIIFANRDVPIAGKVAFYGGSDILWSPYGPEWRMLRKICVQEMLTKSKVDSFYDIRKREVRKMINRLWVRRMSLVDVGEEMFMTVLNSISTILWGECGNEMTESNLGIEFRLFVGELTMLMGVQNISDFIPSLAYFDLQGIEKKMKRLVTKFDKVFDLMINERMREDDNNEKKDFLQGLLNLCKGEGDTKIPLTTTDLKTLLLDMLIAGTGTTSNLMEFMLAEMMNDPQIMKKAQQELEVVVGLNNIVEESHIHKLPYLYAVMKETFRLHPPAPLLVPHCPSESCTVGGYTILKGTIVFINVWAIHRDPSFWENPLKFDPQRFMKSKLDYSGNDFNYLPFSSGRRICPGIELAERMFLYLLASLLHSFEWKLSEGEKLDLEEKFVLVLKKKKPLMAIPTPKLLSQALYE from the exons ATGGCATTATTaacttttttcattttcatcctCAGCTTGATATGGTGCACATCCATTCTACTTAAAAAGTTCTCAAGAAATGCTCAAGAGAAACAATCATTGTCGCTGCCTCCAGGACCGATGGGGTTACCCATTTTGGGAAACCTCCCTTTCCTAAATTCCGAGCTTCACTCTTACTTCACTTCCTTGGCCAAGACCTATGGCCCAATCTTCTCCCTCCGACTTGGAAACAAGATTGCAGTTGTCATCTCCACTTCCTCATTGGCACAAGAAGTTCTCAAAGATCAAGACATCATCTTTGCCAACCGAGACGTCCCTATTGCTGGTAAAGTTGCGTTCTATGGCGGTTCTGACATTTTGTGGAGCCCTTACGGACCTGAATGGAGGATGCTAAGGAAAATATGCGTCCAAGAGATGCTTACCAAATCCAAGGTGGATTCATTCTATGATATCCGGAAGAGGGAGGTTCGAAAGATGATCAATAGACTTTGGGTCCGGAGGATGTCGCTGGTGGATGTTGGGGAAGAGATGTTCATGACGGTGTTGAATTCAATAAGCACCATATTATGGGGTGAATGTGGAAATGAGATGACGGAAAGTAATCTAGGCATTGAGTTCCGTCTCTTTGTGGGAGAGTTGACGATGCTAATGGGAGTACAAAATATATCAGATTTCATTCCAAGTCTAGCTTATTTTGACTTGCAAGGTATAGAGAAAAAGATGAAGAGATTGGTGACGAAATTTGATAAGGTTTTTGATTTGATGATAAATGAACGAATGAGAGAGGATGATAATAATGAGAAGAAGGATTTTCTGCAAGGTCTATTGAATTTGTGTAAGGGAGAAGGGGATACTAAAATTCCTCTAACCACAACTGATCTTAAAACTCTTTTATTG GATATGCTTATAGCAGGGACGGGTACAACATCAAACTTAATGGAATTCATGTTGGCTGAGATGATGAACGATCCCCAAATAATGAAGAAAGCACAACAAGAATTAGAAGTTGTGGTAGGTCTAAACAATATAGTTGAGGAATCACATATTCACAAATTACCTTATTTGTATGCAGTCATGAAAGAGACATTCCGGTTACATCCTCCCGCACCCCTTCTCGTACCACACTGCCCTAGTGAGTCTTGCACCGTCGGTGGGTACACCATCCTCAAGGGAACTATTGTTTTCATTAATGTTTGGGCCATACACCGAGACCCTTCGTTTTGGGAGAATCCACTCAAGTTTGATCCTCAAAGGTTTATGAAGTCTAAGTTGGATTATAGTGGAAATGACTTTAACTACCTACCATTTAGCTCTGGTAGAAGAATATGTCCGGGCATTGAATTAGCAGAAagaatgtttttatatttgttggCCTCACTACTCCACTCTTTCGAGTGGAAATTGTCTGAAGGAGAGAAGTTGGACTTAGAAGAGAAGTTTGTTCTTgttctaaagaagaaaaaacctCTTATGGCAATACCAACACCTAAGCTTTTGAGTCAAGCTTTATATGAGTAG